The DNA region TGCAGCTTGCTCTGCTAAACCTAGGCATTGATAGTAAGCTGAGAGCGAGTGATTTACTAAAGTTGCATGTATACGATGTTTCTTCGCAAGGAGTGATTTATGAAAGGGTTCAATGCATCCAGCAAAAAACGGGCACTGACGTACACTATGAAATTACTCCTAGAACGCAGCAAAGTATCAGTCGCTGGATCTACTCCGCATCCCTCGAAGCAAGTAGCTTTTTGTTTCCAAGTTGTCGTCGCAAAGGGCAGCCTACCAGTTACTCATTTTATCGTTCGGTTATCAGGTGTTGGGCTGTAAAACTGGGGTTGAATGCAGACTATTATGGGACTCATTCAATGCGTCGCACCAAAGCTACTTTGATCTATGCCAAAACAAAAAACATCAGG from Pleionea litopenaei includes:
- a CDS encoding tyrosine-type recombinase/integrase, whose product is MRKLPSGKCSGIKRPFKLEEIWRIRTRLELENDLMQLALLNLGIDSKLRASDLLKLHVYDVSSQGVIYERVQCIQQKTGTDVHYEITPRTQQSISRWIYSASLEASSFLFPSCRRKGQPTSYSFYRSVIRCWAVKLGLNADYYGTHSMRRTKATLIYAKTKNIRAVQILLGHSKLDNTIRYLGVVELEDALKLSEQTDC